A genomic window from Elaeis guineensis isolate ETL-2024a chromosome 3, EG11, whole genome shotgun sequence includes:
- the LOC105041733 gene encoding uncharacterized protein produces MGDHLVLDVDRLVKPEAVESLQAMKASKSSGKAVHGSLPSVASSSVVASVGDEGKKEYSGSEEEEPLIQMVECRICQEEDNVKNLEIPCACSGSLKYAHRACVQRWCNEKGDITCEICHEQYKPGYTAPPPANPDETTIDISGGWTITGTPLDLRDPRLLAMAAAQRHFLEAEYDEYAATNASGAAFCRSSALILMALLLLRHALTFTNGDGEDDASTIFSLFVLRAAGFLLPCYIMAWAISILQRRRQRQEAAALAATEVAFILQSGQRRGLHFTIAPESPTTPQQEPHE; encoded by the exons ATGGGAGACCATCTGGTGTTGGATGTTGACCGGCTTGTGAAGCCTGAGGCTGTTGAATCTTTACAAGCAATGAAGGCTTCAAAGTCTTCTGGAAAAGCTGTGCATGGTTCACTTCCATCTGTTGCTTCCTCTTCTGTGGTAGCTTCTGTTGGCGATGAGGGGAAGAAGGAGTACTCGGGTTCTGAGGAAGAGGAGCCACTCATTCAGATGGTGGAGTGTCGCATTTGCCAGGAGGAGGACAATGTTAAAAACCTGGAGATACCATGTGCATGCAGTGGAAGTCTGaag TATGCTCATAGAGCATGTGTGCAGCGTTGGTGCAATGAGAAGGGAGATATAACTTGTGAGATCTGCCATGAG CAATACAAGCCTGGGTACACTGCACCTCCTCCAGCTAACCCTGATGAGACCACCATTGATATCAG TGGAGGTTGGACTATTACAGGAACCCCCTTGGATCTGCGTGATCCTCGTCTCCTTGCGATGGCAGCAGCACAACGCCATTTTCTTGAAGCTGAGTATGATGAATATGCTGCTACAAATGCCAGTGGTGCTGCATTTTGCCGTTCTTCTGCTCTGATT TTAATGGCTCTTCTGCTGTTGAGGCATGCACTTACCTTCACAAATGGTGATGGAGAGGATGATGCTTCCACCATATTTTCT CTTTTTGTGCTGCGTGCTGCTGGGTTTCTGTTGCCATGCTATATCATGGCATGGGCTATAAGTATTCTGCAGCGTCGAAGGCAGAGACAG GAAGCTGCTGCCTTAGCAGCAACTGAAGTGGCATTCATACTTCAGTCTGGACAACGGAGAGGACTGCATTTTACCATAGCACCCGAGTCACCAACAACTCCACAACAAGAGCCACATGAGTAG